The genome window GGTCAAGTGGACTAATTGTTGTTTCTTTTGAAGGGTCTAGGACAATAAAGTGTGCTTGATTACCTACCTCTATTGAGGTGCTTGGGATTCCAAGGATTTTAGCCGGTCCAGAACTTATCCCCTTAGAAATCGTTGAATATTCTATTTCACCGTTGCGAGCCAAATCATAAAGGGCTAACAGCATCCACGCTGAGCTTGGCGAACCAAACGCACTATCTCCGTAAGGTAGAAATTTTTCATGCTCCTTTCTTGGTTGATGGTAGCTACAAATTGCTTGGATGAGGTTATTTTGAAAACCCTTACGCAAGGCATCGCGATCTTCCAAACTTCTAAGTGGTGGAAGAAGTTTAAATCTTGTATCGTAATTTTTAATTTCTTCTTCAGTAAAAAGTAGATGAAAAATAGAAACAGAAGCGCTCATGGTGCTTATGTCTTGGTACGATTGTAAAAGCTGAATTGATTCCTTAGCGCTGAGTAAATGAACATGTAGAGCAGATTTATAATAACTACTAATGGTGCTAGCAATTTGTAAAGGTATAGTTTCTAAAAATGAAGGATAAGGAGTTAACCCAAGTTCAGTACATAAAATACTATCATGAGCTATCGATTGTGAAACGCACATTGGATCTTGTGGAAAGAAATGTAGCGGTGTTGCAAGTGAAGAATTATATCGGACGGTATGGCTGTAGTTAATTAAATTTAAAATTGGATCAAGCCAAAATGAAAATCCTTTTGCTCCAGCTTCTTGTAATCTTGCCAGATCATTTAAATTCTCCCCAAGATGATTTTTTGTACATGCTGGTAAAATATGCAAAATGGCTTGTTGTTTGAAGTCCATACTATGGATGCTAGAAACTGTATACACATCTTGCCATGGAGCAAATGCTGTGCTCGGTATGCAAACATGTGCGTAGCCTTGAAGCCATAGTTGGGATAGCGTTTCACCAATTTCTTTTTTTGACATATTTGGGGTTATGGCAAAAGATACTAGGTCAATAGCTGCAGGCATGATAACTTTTCCTTCGTAATTGTATTCGTTGTGGTTAACTGGCAGTGAAGAGTCAGGCTGACATTGTGTAATAGTTCCGTTGTTGATTATAAGTTTTTGATTAACAAGCAAGCCTTGGTCGCTAATAACCGAAGCATGTCTTATGGTGCAAAGGCTACTCATTACACAGTATGCTATGAATTATTGACATGCGAATTGCTGTGGCATTAGAGACTTGCTGTAGTATAAATGAGCGCTGATTTTTTAATACACTATCATCAAGCTCGACTCCTCGGTTAACCGGACCTGGATGTAAAACCATTACGGTAGGGCTTAATTTGTTGAGTAGTTCTGAGGTGATGCCAAACGTATTAAAATATTCTAATGTAGATGGAATCGCTCCGTGAGTTATTCTCTCCCGCTGAATTCTAAGATTTATAATCACATCTCTTCCATCTATGGCATTTGCCAAAGCATGTTCAATGGTAAAAGGAAATGAAGGTAGTTTAATTGGCATAAGTGAAGGTGGAGCACACAAGGTTAGAGATTTAACATTAAAACATGTAAAAGCATGGATCAGAGATCTTGCTACTCTTGAATGCAGTATGTCTCCACAAATAGTTATATGTAAATTTGATATAGACCCTTTATTTTGTTCAATAGTAAAGCAATCGATAAGCGCTTGAGATGGATGGGCATGCTCACCATCACCGGCGTTAATAATATGGTAGGGAAAACGGGCATGTTGTACTAAGCTATGTGGCGCACCTGATCTTGGGTGTCGTAAAACAAATAATGAAATTCCCATAGCGTACAAATTCTCGATCGTATCTTGTAAATTTTCACCCTTACTTTTCGATGAATTTAATACTGAAAAATTAACTACATTAATTCCTAAATATAATGCAGCGATTTCAAAAGAAGTTAATGTTCTAGTGCTATGCTCATAAAATAGATTCGCCATTAAAATAGCATCATGCTTCGGCAAAAATGATTTGTTTTTGAATTGTTTGGCAAGTTTAAAAATAGTGTGGAAATGATCTTGATTCCAATCATGTAAATCTAATAAATGGATTAATTTATTTTTTTGATTAAAAGAAGTTATTTGAGACTTCAAGGCTTTTCTGTATCCAACCATCGTTGTAATATTATAGAGGCAGAAAGGGCATCGCGCATATCTCTAGATCCGGCTCTTTTTTTTGATAGCGCTGACAATGTTCTTAATTGCATTACTCTAGTTCGTGATTCATCTGTTGAGCTATCTTCTAATTGGAAAAAAATTGCAAGAGCGTATCGTTGTTGCAAAATGGTAAATAGTGATTGATACTCAAATTGGGTAGCGTTAACACTACCGCATATAATTACTCGAGGTTTCCATTCTTGGACAATATGATCAAGGTTGTCGATGAGTCGTGTATAGCCTGGATTAAATTTAATCGCACGAACTGACCAAGTTACTTTTGTTTGCCATTCTCCCAGTGCAATCCCAATATTTTTTTCCCCTAGATCTAACCCAAGAAGGTGTGAAGAAGTATTCATCGATAATTTTGCAGACCTCTTGTTGTTACATGAGAACCTTGGTAAGAAAAAGTCCTGATGATCTCAACTCTATCTGCAATATTTGATTGTTTTTTATTGAATGATTCAAAGGGAGCTGCTTTTTGAATCGTAGCAATTGAGGCCTGATCTAGAATAGGTTGTCCAGAAGATTTAAGAATTTGTGCCTTGATTAATTTTCCTGACCTGTGTATAATTACCAGTAGTATGACATCTCCCGTAATATTATTTTTGAGTGCCAGTGCTGGGTAATTTTTGTTCCCTATTTTTTCAATTAAGGCAACCCAAGAATGTACATAGCTAGCAAAATGGTGAAATGTTGTTGAGCTAGAAAGCGTTTGCGTTCTTTGCTGATCAGCTTTATTAAGTTTTTCTAATTCGATATTTAATGTAGATAACGCGATAGAAAAATTCATTGATGCCATGGTGCTCGTACTCGAAATATCAGTGGTATGGTTGATAGCTGATTCGGTGCCGTAGTAATAAATTGGCGACTGTTGGTCATTTATTATTGAAAGAGTGGATTTATTTATATTTTTCTGCTCTTGTTGACTATTGATTACATTTGGAACTGTACCTTGGTTATTAATGATTCCTAAAGAAATTGGGGCTGTTTTTTCTTGAGCATAGGGGTCGGTTCCTGAGCCTAAATTATTTAAGTTTGCAAGTGTATCCCAACTTGCATTTTCTATATCGTTAGCGTTTGTGATTTGAATAGAATCATTACTCGTTGAGGTTTTTGATTGTCCGAGTTTTGGAGATACAAAACCTATAGAAATAATAACAAACGCATGGACCGTTGCGGTTAAAAAAATTGCAACACTAAATCGATCTTGTTGCTGCATGTAATTGATCAAGTAATGATTTAAAAAAAAGCATCTGATAATTCTTACTTAATTGTCTGGCGCAGGTAGGTGATGTGTAATTTATTTCCGTTAAGAATCCAGAAATTATGTCTAACCCAGCAAATATAATCCCCTTTTCAATTAAAAATGGGGAAACCGTTCCAACAATTAATTTCTCATGTTCAGTAATGCCATCTTCGTGCCATGTTCCACCAGCGGCCATGTTTGCTCTATGCTCTCCAGCCTTGGGAACTCTAACAATAACTCTATCAAAGGCTTTTCCATTAATTACAAATATTCTTCGATCTCCTTTTGTTACGCCAGCAATGAATTTTTGAATAAGTAATAATGGTTCCTGTGTTAATAGCATCTGAATTAATACCGGACCATTACTATCTTTTGAGTTTACCTTAAACACTCCTTCACCACCCATTTTCCAAAGTGGTTTTATTACAACGGTTCTATGTGTGCTGATAAAATTCATTATTTCTTTGTAATTGGCACTAATTAAGGTTTGAGGAGAGTAGTTTCGAAATGTCAATGCATTAATCTTTTCATTCATGCTTAGCATACCTATTGCAGAATTATAAACTGGTACCCCCATTTGCTCTGCTTGTGCAAGTAATAGTAGCATGCTCGTGTAACTAAGGTCACAAGGCGGGTCTTTTCTCACCAAAATAAAATCAAATGTATTTGCTGGTAATGTAACGCTTGAAGTTGCATGATACCATGCATTTTTTGTTTTTGGTTTTGAAAGTCTAACACTTGAGATAGTTAAACCACTATTGCTGAGCATAAGATCTTTACTTGTAGCATAGTGACAGATCCAGTTTCGTTCTAGAGCATGGTGAATGATACCAATGGTGGTATCTTTTGCGACTTGCAATGTGTTAATTGGATCGGCTATGATTAAAAATCTCACTTGAATTATTCCTGTGCCATGGCAAGCAACGAGAGTTTTGCGATAAGGAGTTTGACATATTCCATAGGATCTTGGTGATACTGATCTAGGTCGTGGATTGGTTCAAAAAAACTACCTGTTTGATTAAGATTTCCATTTTCTGTGCTATTTTCATGAGAGCGTTTAAAACTGCCCACTAATGAACTGCCAATAAAATATAGAACCGTTTCAGAAATTGCATTGGGATTTTTGCGACCTCGTTCAATAGTCGGCACCCCTTCTTGAATAATTACTTTATTGTTTTTACTTTCTTTGGTATATGACAGTTTGGTTCTTTTAGATCTGTTTAGTGAAGTGATTTCATCTGGATTGTCCATGATTAGAATTCCCATACCATAGGTTCCTGCATCTGGTTTAACAACTATATACGGTTTGTTAGGGATCGAGTATAAATCGTAAAAATGGTGGATAGTGTTTATTAGTTCGCCTGAAAAACGCATGATGCAATCCATTCCGCTTTTGGTAAGGTAATTAATTTCTGAACAATTTTTATGTAATGGAAATAACATCCATGAGTCTTTGATGGCAAACTCTTGTGAAAAGCGAGTCATTACTTGATGTGCGATATCACTATGCCTGCTTTTATTTCTTCTAAACCAACCATGTGAAGGATGTGGAGCAATAGGTGTGCGCATCTGTAGTAATTGTGAAGGTGGTGAGATGGTAAAATCTCTGTTAGCAACAATAAAATCAGCTAGTATTCCATCTTGTGACGATAAGTAATGTCCATCACTTTGTTCGACGAATTTAAATTGCTCCAATTGGGGGAAAAGGTTTGAGTCACTAACAACTTCAAGAATACCGATTCTTGTACTGAATCTAGATTTTATAAGCGCTTCATTAATTGCGTTTACATTTGCTTGATAGTGAGTATTTCGATTAAAATTTTCTACTAATAGAAAAACCGTAGATGCATTTTTAGCGTACGTATGTATTTCATCTCTTAGTTTTTCTGCTAGATTAGATTGTGTAGACTCTGATGCTAAATTATTAAATCCTGCTGGATAGAAGTTTGCGTCAACGACTGAGCACTTAAAATCACTCATTCGCACATCAAAAGAGCTATAAAACGGTGCGGGATACTGTAAAAACTGTTGATTTAGCCAGTTTTCAATCTTTGACTTGTCCTCATATAAGTCATCAACTAAAGAGGCAAAATGTGGATTGAGCAATTGGTTCACGGAAGTACATTATATACTGTCACTATATTACTATTCATTTTAGCTATTTTTATGAGAAAATGAAGACATAATGAGCAAGGTACTAGTTGTAGATGATAGTAAGACAATAAGAGCAATTGCAGGCATGTATCTTAAAAAATTTAATGTTGATACCCTGTTTGCAGAAGATGGCTTTGATGCGTTGTCTTTAATAATAAAAGAAAAACCTTCTTTGATCTTTGTAGATATTGTCATGCCAAAGATTGATGGATACCAATTGTGTACCATGATAAAAAGTAATCAAGGATGCAAAGAAATTCCAGTAATAATATTAAGCTCAAGAGATACCGTTTTTGATAAAGCTAAAGGAAAAATATCAGGTTGTGATGGCTACTTGGTTAAACCTTTCACGCAAGATGAAATAATAGAACTTACAAAAAAATATGTGCAATTAAATTAGGAAAAATATGACCCAAAAAAAAATATTACTCATTGATGATTCACAATTAGAAATACAGTATCTCACTGAGATTTTAAATAAAGAAAACTACAGTATTTCTGTCTGCACAGATCCAACCCTTGCGGTGGAAAAAGCCACAGAGATACTTCCAGATCTAATTCTCTTGGATATAATTATGCCTCAGACTGACGGGTATAAAACCATTCGAAAACTTAAAAGCCAGGAGTCAACAAAAAATATTCCTGTAATATTCGTATCAAGTAAAAATCTTGATTTTGATAAATTTTGGGGTAAAAAACAAGGCGCATCTGAATATGTAACTAAGCCAATTAATCAAGATCAGTTACTCAATGCAATAAAAAAAGTTCTGATCACATAAGTCATTAAAAACGCAAGATGTTACCGAGCAATCAAAAAATAAAATCAGGTCTTTTAAGTACCATAGGAGACTCTCAAGTGATTATTTCACTTGAGTATTTTTATGAACTTAGCCAGATAGCTTCTCCGATTGCATTATGTAATACCGTTCCGTGGTTTCTAGGTGTGCAAAGCGTAAGAGGCAGAATTGTTCCAATCACACATCTTTATTCTTATTTAACTCGAAAAGTATCAAGTCAAGAAAATCACAAATCATCATTCGATAATGCCAAAGTATTGATAATTGATTTTGAATCAGAGCTCTTTGGATTTGCTATTGACGGCGTCTTGACCAACATATTTTATAAAAATTCTGAAATAACCGAACTACTTATTTCTTTACCGAATTTCCTTAAACCCTATGTAAAAAATATGATACGAACCAGTAGTGAAAGACCTCTAGCGGCGGAGCAAACTGAAGTAGCTATAGAAAATTGTCCATTATTGGATATGTCATTAGTGATACGTGACCCCGATTTTATCAATATTCAAGCGAAAACATTTATAGGGGCATAAAAAATTACCATATGTGGATAAATACGATACACTCAGAAATTAGGGATATTTTAGTATCAATTCGTGATGTTTTTTTACGGATTAATCGTATTTACATTATTTCAATACTTGTTCTCCTCGCAGCGTCATATTCGTCAATTTATTTAAGTACTCTTCGTAGCAAGTATGAGGCACAAATCTTAGAGCTACAGAAAATAGAATTTGATTCGGAGCGGTTGCAACAATACATAAATTTTGGAATTTTTAACAATACCATACCATTAATTACCTATGAAAATTTAATGCAAAATATCATTATCCAAGTACAAAATATAGTTTTTGGTTCTGACAAAGTAATAAAGGTAGAGTCTAGATTAATTCCTTTATTTAAAGATGCTGGAATAAATTGGCATCGATCATTATTAGTGTTGGTAAAGCGCTTTAACCATTTAGCCCAAATAAGAAAAACTAACCAAAAATTAAATAATATTTTAACTGTGATTATTCCGTTTATTACTACGCAACAGGAAAACAATGCTAAGTCCTTGCAATTTTCAAATACACTTTCTAGCCTGTTGTTAATCAGTAAGTTACAAACTGATTTACTGGGTAGCAATGTGGCCAATACAAGCACTATTCTAAATATTGATGCTGATATCGAGTTAAATACTAAGCGTCTAGTAAAAATAACAAATAGTATTACTTTATTTTTAAAAACACCTGAATATAAATTATCATCTGCTGCTTTTGATGAGTTAGTCAATTCAGGAGAAATCAGTATTCCAGAACTTGCTACTACACCAACACTATTACTATTACTTCAAGAATTAAGTACCGAGATTAAAAATTTACAATTATTACTCACAGATGTGTACCAAGTCAATCAATCAGTTATTGATTCAAAAATATATTTTCAAGAATATAAAAATGTTTTTACAAATATTCAACAGGCGACTTCTGGTAAAAATGATTTAATTAAATTGTTCTTTTTGCTATCTTACTTACTTTGGGTAATGGTAGCTCTTTTTGCTATCTTAAGTTATTATGTGTATGTAAATGAATTAAAACAACGAAATGAACAGGTAAAAAAAGAAAATGATTTATTAACCTATTCAGTGTTAAATCTAATCACTGAAATTAGTGACTATGCTTCTGGTGATCTTTCACGCGATGTAACCGTAACCAGTTCAATGACTGGATCTATTGCTGATTCAGTTAATTTAGTAATTCAATCAATGAGAACAATCATTAAAGATATCCAAACCAATTCTAAACTAGTTCTAGATTTTACTAACCAAAATACTCAATTAAGTAGTTTTATGCAAAATTTAACTGTAAAACAAATTTCATTAATAGAAAAGATAAATCAATACATGGTAGGTCTATCAGATGAGTTTTTCAATGTTGCAGAAATTGCTCGTGAAGTTGAAAAATCAGCAACCGAATCAAAAAATATAAATATTGAGAGCGTTTCAATAATTATTGAAAGTGTAAACAGTATAGACTTTATTCGTACGGATATTCAAAATACCTCGAGAAGACTTAAACATTTAGGAGAGAGTACCCAAAAAATAGGTGACATTGTTTCAATATTAACTAATATCGCTAAACAAACTAAGCTTGTCGCGCTTAATGCCTCCATACAAATATCATCTGATTCAGTTAGTGGATATGGTATGTTAGGTGTAGTAGAAGAAACTAAAAAATTAGCAAATCTCGTCGAAGATAGTGCAGGGCAAACTGCTGAAATTGTTAACTCTATTCAAAGAGAAACAGCTAAGACTATCGAATCAATGGAACTTTTTACTTCTAAAGTTGTAGCAGAATATGAAAAAACTAAACAAGCTAAACAATCGCTAGATGTGATTAGCTCTACTTATAATGAATTACTTTCAAATATTAATAATGTTGTGATTCGCATTATTGAAAATTCTGAAAAAATGCAAAAATTATCAACAGATGTGTTTAATGTTTCAGATTTATCAAAAGAAATATCTGCCTCGATTGAAAAAACTGATATAGTCTCATCTAATCTTTCCAATACGGTTAGCACACTTGTTTCATCAGTAAGTATTTTTAATTTACCTAAAGACACAGCACTTAAAGAAGTTGATCCTACCGATCCGCGTGCCAGCTCATCCTGATAAATTATTCTATGGCCGAACAAATTAAACGAAGTATACCTATTGGCGATGTCAGTTGGGTTTCTTTTGAGATAATCACTATCGTGGAAGATGTCGCGACCTATTTAGATGAATATTTTTCTGCGACTACCCAGGATCGAGATGGCAATAAGTTAAAAAAAATATTTAATAGCTGCATCCCATTAATTGAAAGGGCAGCGCTTACTTTAGAATTTGTAAACGCACAAGCGGGTTCTGAATTTTGCAATTCAGTGTACTCGCTTATGTCCAGTCATTTAAATGATAAATCCTCTACTATAGATCCGAATACTTTAAAAACATTAGTGAGTAAATTACGATTAATTCCTGCCTATTTGGACCGGATTATAAAATTAGAATACGATGATGAAACAGCGTTTAAAGATAAGCTAACTGTTGCTATAACTGAATCATCAAACGCCCAATCCCAAGACCAATACTGGCTAACCAGTCTGCAAAAAATGTTACAGACATTTATTTCAACCTACGCAAGTGAAAACAATGTAACAAATATGAATTATAAATCTACAGTAAAAAGTGCGTCAATTAAAGTCATCACTGAAATAACTTCCGCTATTAAAAATGAAAAGTTATCTTCATCAGATCTTTATCCTGCGCTTATGAACTGTGCTGTTGTGTCTAAGGAAGTGTATTGTAGAACATTTTACGTTTTCAGTGCTATTATTTTTAAAAATTTAATAAAGAGTGAGTTTCCAATTTCAAATAAAGTTAAAAGATTGATTGGAGACATTGGAAAATGGTATGTCTCTGCATCAAAAATAACAGAAGAACAGTTTGAAATTGAATTATTGCAGTCTAAAATATACGAACATTGTGCTCGGCTATTGCGCTATCTCCCAGATGCAGAAGACATAAGTAATTCTATCGTTTTGATAGCTAGCCAAGGATTAAAGCCTGAACAAGATATTGAGATAGGTAAAATTAAAATAATCTTAGACGCAGAGTATGATTTAACATTACTAAGTAATTTCGTTAGTTTGCTCCAAGTTCTTGAATCAGAATTTAGCACCGCTTCAGAAGAGCAACAAATTAATACTATAAATAAAATTATTAATACCTTTACGTTACCATCTTATC of Candidatus Methylacidiphilales bacterium contains these proteins:
- a CDS encoding aspartate carbamoyltransferase catalytic subunit; this encodes MVGYRKALKSQITSFNQKNKLIHLLDLHDWNQDHFHTIFKLAKQFKNKSFLPKHDAILMANLFYEHSTRTLTSFEIAALYLGINVVNFSVLNSSKSKGENLQDTIENLYAMGISLFVLRHPRSGAPHSLVQHARFPYHIINAGDGEHAHPSQALIDCFTIEQNKGSISNLHITICGDILHSRVARSLIHAFTCFNVKSLTLCAPPSLMPIKLPSFPFTIEHALANAIDGRDVIINLRIQRERITHGAIPSTLEYFNTFGITSELLNKLSPTVMVLHPGPVNRGVELDDSVLKNQRSFILQQVSNATAIRMSIIHSILCNE
- the ruvX gene encoding Holliday junction resolvase RuvX, with amino-acid sequence MNTSSHLLGLDLGEKNIGIALGEWQTKVTWSVRAIKFNPGYTRLIDNLDHIVQEWKPRVIICGSVNATQFEYQSLFTILQQRYALAIFFQLEDSSTDESRTRVMQLRTLSALSKKRAGSRDMRDALSASIILQRWLDTEKP
- a CDS encoding energy transducer TonB; amino-acid sequence: MQQQDRFSVAIFLTATVHAFVIISIGFVSPKLGQSKTSTSNDSIQITNANDIENASWDTLANLNNLGSGTDPYAQEKTAPISLGIINNQGTVPNVINSQQEQKNINKSTLSIINDQQSPIYYYGTESAINHTTDISSTSTMASMNFSIALSTLNIELEKLNKADQQRTQTLSSSTTFHHFASYVHSWVALIEKIGNKNYPALALKNNITGDVILLVIIHRSGKLIKAQILKSSGQPILDQASIATIQKAAPFESFNKKQSNIADRVEIIRTFSYQGSHVTTRGLQNYR
- the gshB gene encoding glutathione synthase, with the protein product MRFLIIADPINTLQVAKDTTIGIIHHALERNWICHYATSKDLMLSNSGLTISSVRLSKPKTKNAWYHATSSVTLPANTFDFILVRKDPPCDLSYTSMLLLLAQAEQMGVPVYNSAIGMLSMNEKINALTFRNYSPQTLISANYKEIMNFISTHRTVVIKPLWKMGGEGVFKVNSKDSNGPVLIQMLLTQEPLLLIQKFIAGVTKGDRRIFVINGKAFDRVIVRVPKAGEHRANMAAGGTWHEDGITEHEKLIVGTVSPFLIEKGIIFAGLDIISGFLTEINYTSPTCARQLSKNYQMLFFKSLLDQLHAATRSI
- a CDS encoding glutamate--cysteine ligase: MNQLLNPHFASLVDDLYEDKSKIENWLNQQFLQYPAPFYSSFDVRMSDFKCSVVDANFYPAGFNNLASESTQSNLAEKLRDEIHTYAKNASTVFLLVENFNRNTHYQANVNAINEALIKSRFSTRIGILEVVSDSNLFPQLEQFKFVEQSDGHYLSSQDGILADFIVANRDFTISPPSQLLQMRTPIAPHPSHGWFRRNKSRHSDIAHQVMTRFSQEFAIKDSWMLFPLHKNCSEINYLTKSGMDCIMRFSGELINTIHHFYDLYSIPNKPYIVVKPDAGTYGMGILIMDNPDEITSLNRSKRTKLSYTKESKNNKVIIQEGVPTIERGRKNPNAISETVLYFIGSSLVGSFKRSHENSTENGNLNQTGSFFEPIHDLDQYHQDPMEYVKLLIAKLSLLAMAQE
- a CDS encoding response regulator — its product is MSKVLVVDDSKTIRAIAGMYLKKFNVDTLFAEDGFDALSLIIKEKPSLIFVDIVMPKIDGYQLCTMIKSNQGCKEIPVIILSSRDTVFDKAKGKISGCDGYLVKPFTQDEIIELTKKYVQLN
- a CDS encoding response regulator, producing MTQKKILLIDDSQLEIQYLTEILNKENYSISVCTDPTLAVEKATEILPDLILLDIIMPQTDGYKTIRKLKSQESTKNIPVIFVSSKNLDFDKFWGKKQGASEYVTKPINQDQLLNAIKKVLIT
- a CDS encoding chemotaxis protein CheW, translating into MLPSNQKIKSGLLSTIGDSQVIISLEYFYELSQIASPIALCNTVPWFLGVQSVRGRIVPITHLYSYLTRKVSSQENHKSSFDNAKVLIIDFESELFGFAIDGVLTNIFYKNSEITELLISLPNFLKPYVKNMIRTSSERPLAAEQTEVAIENCPLLDMSLVIRDPDFINIQAKTFIGA
- a CDS encoding methyl-accepting chemotaxis protein; translation: MWINTIHSEIRDILVSIRDVFLRINRIYIISILVLLAASYSSIYLSTLRSKYEAQILELQKIEFDSERLQQYINFGIFNNTIPLITYENLMQNIIIQVQNIVFGSDKVIKVESRLIPLFKDAGINWHRSLLVLVKRFNHLAQIRKTNQKLNNILTVIIPFITTQQENNAKSLQFSNTLSSLLLISKLQTDLLGSNVANTSTILNIDADIELNTKRLVKITNSITLFLKTPEYKLSSAAFDELVNSGEISIPELATTPTLLLLLQELSTEIKNLQLLLTDVYQVNQSVIDSKIYFQEYKNVFTNIQQATSGKNDLIKLFFLLSYLLWVMVALFAILSYYVYVNELKQRNEQVKKENDLLTYSVLNLITEISDYASGDLSRDVTVTSSMTGSIADSVNLVIQSMRTIIKDIQTNSKLVLDFTNQNTQLSSFMQNLTVKQISLIEKINQYMVGLSDEFFNVAEIAREVEKSATESKNINIESVSIIIESVNSIDFIRTDIQNTSRRLKHLGESTQKIGDIVSILTNIAKQTKLVALNASIQISSDSVSGYGMLGVVEETKKLANLVEDSAGQTAEIVNSIQRETAKTIESMELFTSKVVAEYEKTKQAKQSLDVISSTYNELLSNINNVVIRIIENSEKMQKLSTDVFNVSDLSKEISASIEKTDIVSSNLSNTVSTLVSSVSIFNLPKDTALKEVDPTDPRASSS